One window of the Maledivibacter sp. genome contains the following:
- a CDS encoding aldehyde dehydrogenase EutE, whose amino-acid sequence MSMAINQIEEIIKKVMCEINEQTTKKNTLCEDNLGVYEDINDAIEAAWIAKQKFSKYSLGDRTRIIKSIKNEINENIEYISRMSVEETGMGRYEHKILKNKLVIEKTPGVEDLKSEVFTGDGGLTLIEYSPYGVIGAIAPSTNPTETIICNCIGMIAAGNSIVFGPHPGAKDVSVKTVEIINKAIEKANGPKNLVTTIRNPTIEKAQILMKHGKIDMVCATGGPGVVKAAMSSGKKTIGAGAGNPPAVVDSTANIEKAAKDIIDGCGFDNNLPCIAEKEVIALDGIADYLMFCMKKNNAYEIKDTTIIDKLEKLILKENGEPNREFVGKNADYILKSIGIDCNEDIKVIIAEVDKDHSFVMEELMMPVLPIVRVMDIDEAIELAIRVEHGNRHTAIMHSQNVDNLTRLARAIQTTIFVKNGPSYSGIGYGAEGYTTFTIAGPTGEGLTSARAFSRKRRCVLVEGFSIK is encoded by the coding sequence ATGAGTATGGCAATAAATCAAATAGAAGAAATCATAAAAAAGGTAATGTGTGAAATCAATGAACAAACTACCAAGAAAAATACCCTATGTGAGGATAATTTAGGAGTTTATGAAGATATAAATGATGCTATTGAAGCTGCTTGGATAGCAAAGCAGAAATTTTCAAAATATAGTTTAGGAGATAGAACTAGAATCATTAAGAGTATCAAAAATGAAATAAATGAAAATATTGAATATATCTCAAGAATGTCTGTTGAAGAAACGGGTATGGGAAGATATGAACATAAGATTTTAAAAAATAAATTGGTCATTGAAAAAACTCCAGGGGTAGAAGACCTAAAATCAGAAGTTTTTACTGGGGATGGTGGATTGACATTAATCGAATATTCTCCCTATGGTGTTATAGGGGCTATAGCACCTTCAACCAATCCTACGGAAACTATTATTTGTAATTGTATAGGAATGATAGCAGCGGGTAACTCAATTGTATTTGGACCACATCCTGGGGCTAAGGATGTATCTGTTAAAACCGTGGAAATTATTAATAAAGCTATTGAAAAGGCAAATGGCCCTAAAAATCTAGTTACAACAATAAGAAATCCGACCATAGAAAAAGCACAGATACTTATGAAGCATGGAAAAATTGATATGGTATGTGCCACCGGGGGACCAGGTGTAGTTAAAGCGGCAATGTCATCGGGGAAAAAAACCATAGGCGCTGGTGCAGGTAATCCTCCAGCCGTTGTTGACTCCACAGCAAATATTGAAAAAGCCGCCAAGGATATTATTGACGGCTGTGGCTTTGATAATAATTTGCCCTGTATTGCTGAAAAAGAAGTTATTGCCCTAGACGGTATAGCAGATTATTTAATGTTTTGTATGAAAAAGAACAATGCATATGAAATAAAGGATACCACAATTATAGATAAACTTGAAAAATTAATTTTGAAGGAAAATGGCGAACCAAATAGAGAATTTGTTGGAAAAAATGCAGATTATATACTAAAAAGCATTGGAATAGATTGCAATGAGGATATTAAAGTGATAATAGCCGAAGTAGATAAAGACCATTCATTTGTGATGGAGGAATTAATGATGCCAGTACTTCCTATAGTAAGGGTTATGGACATTGATGAAGCAATAGAATTAGCTATTAGGGTTGAACATGGAAATAGGCATACTGCTATCATGCATTCCCAAAATGTTGACAATTTAACTAGACTTGCTAGGGCCATACAAACAACTATATTTGTTAAGAATGGGCCTTCTTATTCGGGCATAGGCTATGGTGCAGAGGGATATACCACCTTTACAATAGCTGGTCCAACCGGTGAAGGCTTAACTTCTGCTAGGGCTTTTTCAAGGAAAAGAAGATGTGTTTTAGTTGAAGGATTCTCAATTAAATAG
- a CDS encoding cob(I)yrinic acid a,c-diamide adenosyltransferase, protein MGKVYTKTGDTGETGLFGGSRILKDDLRVDCYGTLDEAISMIGVAYSIIEDMDIKEILRCTQNKLFCIGAELASDEKGNMLLRDKIREEDVSILEGIIDRYSEEAGPQKNFVIPGKTTASATLHVARTIIRRAERKIITLSKNTGVSKPILMYMNRLSDALFVLARIQGERAFIKNVKRKVMERLDVLLNKKILTLRLATKMARTAEEKARKMGVSIVYSIVDLGGNIILLHRMEDALLASTDISINKAYTATALKMSTDKVASLVQPGSELYGIQWTNNNRIVAFGGGYPLRDKDMIIGGVGVSGGTVEQDMEIALHSLKVFELERGI, encoded by the coding sequence ATGGGTAAGGTTTATACTAAGACCGGGGATACCGGTGAAACGGGGTTGTTCGGTGGAAGTAGGATATTAAAGGATGATCTTAGAGTTGATTGCTATGGTACCTTGGATGAGGCTATATCAATGATAGGAGTTGCATATTCCATTATAGAGGATATGGACATAAAGGAAATACTTAGATGTACCCAAAACAAACTATTTTGCATAGGTGCTGAACTTGCAAGTGATGAAAAGGGAAATATGCTGCTAAGGGATAAAATTAGAGAAGAAGATGTTTCTATACTGGAAGGTATAATAGATAGATATTCGGAAGAGGCTGGGCCTCAAAAAAACTTTGTCATTCCTGGAAAAACCACTGCATCAGCTACATTACATGTCGCTAGAACCATAATCAGAAGAGCTGAGAGAAAGATTATTACTTTGAGTAAGAATACCGGGGTAAGTAAACCTATTCTAATGTATATGAATAGATTATCCGATGCTTTATTCGTTCTTGCAAGAATACAAGGGGAAAGAGCCTTCATAAAAAATGTAAAAAGGAAAGTCATGGAGAGATTAGATGTGCTTTTAAATAAAAAAATATTGACCCTTAGGCTGGCAACGAAGATGGCTAGAACCGCTGAAGAAAAGGCAAGAAAAATGGGTGTATCCATAGTATATTCCATTGTTGATTTAGGAGGTAACATTATCCTCCTACATAGGATGGAGGATGCATTATTGGCGAGTACAGATATATCTATCAATAAGGCATATACGGCTACAGCTTTGAAGATGTCAACGGATAAGGTTGCTTCCTTAGTACAGCCAGGTTCAGAGCTATATGGAATTCAATGGACAAATAATAATAGAATAGTGGCCTTTGGTGGAGGCTATCCCTTAAGGGACAAGGATATGATTATTGGTGGAGTAGGCGTAAGTGGAGGGACTGTGGAGCAGGATATGGAAATCGCATTACATTCCTTAAAAGTGTTTGAGCTGGAAAGGGGAATTTAG
- a CDS encoding EutN/CcmL family microcompartment protein, which translates to MYIGEIVGLVISTSKDEGLVGKKILIVQPMNAKYEPIGNTEVAVDCVGAGAGEYVLVTTGSSARNIFNNSKSPIDRAIVAIIDNIEVES; encoded by the coding sequence ATGTATATAGGAGAAATAGTGGGCTTAGTAATTTCTACAAGCAAGGATGAAGGGCTTGTGGGAAAAAAGATATTGATAGTTCAGCCTATGAATGCAAAATATGAGCCGATTGGTAATACTGAGGTTGCAGTTGATTGTGTTGGAGCAGGTGCCGGAGAGTATGTACTTGTTACAACGGGTAGCTCTGCTAGAAATATCTTTAATAATTCAAAATCACCTATTGATAGAGCTATTGTAGCAATAATTGACAATATAGAAGTAGAATCTTAA
- a CDS encoding flavoprotein, whose protein sequence is MNLDEMINLIVEEVFNRLKSPPKNALVIFTGGTIGFNESIKQIKRLLDNDYRLNVVLSKSAEKILTPELIKDNLAVDTVYRESEVEDVNKLMANIDLLILPTLTMNSAAKIALCISDTLTTNIVSRAIMKGIEIFAVKDACDLENPIRPSLGFNKIPTKYMDRLKDYMKTMKEYGIILVDSYQLFNSIMGKENITDNNAVMKVTRDSEISLNKKVITREDIVKASQNKQKIILGDRTVITDLAREAIKEFDVKIIRKS, encoded by the coding sequence TTGAATCTTGATGAAATGATTAATCTTATAGTGGAGGAAGTTTTTAATAGGCTAAAAAGTCCACCTAAGAATGCATTAGTAATATTTACAGGAGGAACTATAGGCTTTAATGAATCAATTAAGCAGATAAAAAGGCTTCTAGATAATGACTATCGATTGAATGTTGTTTTATCAAAGTCAGCAGAAAAAATACTAACTCCTGAGTTGATAAAGGATAATTTAGCAGTGGATACAGTTTATAGGGAAAGTGAAGTCGAGGATGTAAATAAGCTTATGGCTAATATAGACCTATTGATATTACCAACTTTGACAATGAATTCAGCCGCTAAAATAGCCCTATGTATATCGGATACATTAACCACCAACATTGTTTCGAGGGCAATTATGAAGGGGATTGAAATATTTGCAGTAAAGGATGCCTGCGACTTAGAAAATCCCATAAGGCCAAGTTTAGGTTTTAATAAAATACCAACAAAATATATGGATAGATTAAAGGATTACATGAAAACAATGAAAGAATATGGAATTATATTAGTAGATTCCTATCAATTATTTAATTCCATTATGGGCAAAGAAAATATTACTGATAACAATGCTGTTATGAAGGTAACTAGGGATTCAGAAATATCCTTAAATAAGAAGGTTATCACTAGAGAGGACATAGTAAAAGCCAGTCAAAACAAGCAAAAAATCATACTTGGAGATAGAACGGTTATAACTGATTTAGCAAGGGAAGCCATTAAAGAATTTGATGTAAAAATAATAAGAAAATCATAA
- a CDS encoding phosphate propanoyltransferase, giving the protein MIEMDQETMKKIVVEVLNRLRQGNDDKNISIGISNRHIHLSKGDLEALFGRGYKLTKLKALKQPGQFAAKETVSVMGPKGRLENIRVLGPLRDTTQLELSVTDGFKLGIKPPVRESGKINGTPGMILKGPKGHIEKDKGVIAALRHIHMPREYAERYGYKNNSMVDVVTNGIRRVKFYNVLVRVSDNYALEMHIDTDEANAAMLSNGDTVMIEA; this is encoded by the coding sequence ATGATTGAAATGGATCAAGAAACCATGAAGAAGATAGTAGTTGAGGTCTTAAATAGACTGAGGCAAGGCAATGATGATAAAAATATATCCATTGGTATTTCAAACAGACATATTCATCTTAGTAAAGGGGATCTTGAAGCACTATTTGGAAGGGGATATAAGCTAACCAAGCTAAAAGCTTTGAAGCAGCCAGGACAATTTGCTGCTAAAGAAACTGTAAGTGTCATGGGGCCAAAGGGGAGACTGGAAAACATAAGAGTACTTGGACCCCTTAGGGATACAACACAATTGGAGTTATCGGTAACCGATGGATTCAAGCTAGGAATAAAGCCACCGGTTAGAGAATCGGGAAAAATAAATGGGACTCCTGGTATGATCCTTAAAGGGCCTAAGGGCCATATAGAAAAGGATAAAGGTGTAATAGCGGCCCTACGACATATTCATATGCCCAGGGAATATGCCGAAAGATATGGCTATAAGAATAATTCAATGGTTGATGTGGTTACCAATGGTATTAGAAGGGTGAAGTTCTATAATGTTTTAGTCAGAGTATCGGATAATTATGCTTTAGAGATGCATATTGATACCGATGAAGCAAATGCAGCTATGCTTTCCAATGGGGACACGGTAATGATAGAAGCTTAA
- the pduA gene encoding propanediol utilization microcompartment protein PduA, giving the protein MRDALGMVETKGLVGAIEAADAMVKSANVTLLGYEKIGSGLVTVMVRGDVGAVKAATDSGATAAEKVGELVSVHVIARPHMDTEKILPKLDKE; this is encoded by the coding sequence ATGAGAGATGCATTAGGGATGGTAGAAACTAAAGGTTTAGTAGGTGCAATTGAGGCGGCGGATGCAATGGTAAAATCCGCAAATGTAACTTTACTAGGATATGAGAAAATCGGATCAGGATTAGTTACTGTTATGGTAAGGGGCGATGTAGGGGCTGTCAAAGCCGCAACGGATTCTGGAGCCACTGCAGCTGAAAAGGTTGGAGAGCTAGTTTCTGTTCATGTTATAGCTAGACCCCATATGGATACAGAAAAAATATTGCCCAAATTAGACAAGGAATAG
- a CDS encoding glycerol dehydratase reactivase beta/small subunit family protein has translation MKNNKSAIKIYYDSRIGDISFFHDLLLGIEEEGIPYEIKGMDGESSMVYSFKAAEESRLDVGLGICHDGYVTLHHVKLKRDRPLFRINANIQHNSLRLLGSNAARLVKGVPFKDMD, from the coding sequence ATGAAAAACAATAAGTCCGCAATAAAGATTTATTATGATTCTAGAATAGGAGATATCAGTTTCTTCCATGACCTGCTATTGGGAATTGAAGAAGAGGGAATCCCCTATGAGATAAAGGGCATGGATGGAGAATCCTCTATGGTATACAGCTTTAAGGCTGCTGAAGAATCCAGATTGGATGTGGGATTAGGAATTTGCCATGATGGTTATGTCACTCTTCACCACGTAAAGCTTAAAAGGGATAGACCCTTATTTAGGATAAATGCAAATATCCAACACAACAGTTTGAGATTATTAGGTTCAAATGCCGCTAGGCTTGTAAAGGGAGTACCCTTTAAGGATATGGATTAA
- a CDS encoding diol dehydratase reactivase subunit alpha, whose product MKLIAGIDIGNATTETALASLKENTKIEFLSSGIVKTSGIKGTRENIHGVFSSLKKSLEKAGYSIGDLDLIRINEAAPVIGDVAMETITETIITESTMIGHNPSTPGGIGLGVGYTVSIKDLNLVEEDKPIIVLIPKEIDFSDAASLINRAVKNGVDLQGAIVQKDDGVLIANRLSKTIPIVDEVTLLSKVPLEMRASIEVAPVGGVVEVLSNPYGIATVFELSSKETKMIVPIARALIGNRSAVVIKTPKGDVKERRIPAGKIQIIGEKRKKIIDIDEGSKTIMKVLSTCAPIEDVKGEPGTNAGGMLERVRQVMSDLTKQHPNSIKIQDLLAVDTFVPQIVKGGLAGEFSMENAVGIAAMVKADKLQMQMIADELKKTIDVTVEVGGVEADMAIRGALTTPGTNTPLAIIDMGAGSTDASFISKDRKISSIHLAGAGNMVTMLINSELGLENFDLSEDIKKYPLAKVESLFHIRHEDGSVQFFENTLDPKVFARVVILKEDTMIPIPGQHSLERIKYIRRTAKEKVFVTNAIRALTMVCPTGNIREIEHVVLVGGSALDFEIPQLVTDALSKYGVVAGRGNIRGSQGPRNAVATGLVLGYKEEVDDI is encoded by the coding sequence ATGAAACTAATTGCTGGAATAGATATTGGTAATGCTACAACAGAAACAGCATTAGCAAGTTTAAAGGAAAATACGAAGATTGAGTTTTTGTCTAGTGGTATTGTCAAGACATCGGGCATAAAGGGAACAAGAGAAAATATTCATGGTGTATTTTCCTCGTTAAAAAAGTCCTTAGAGAAAGCTGGATATAGTATAGGGGACTTAGATTTAATAAGGATAAATGAAGCCGCTCCAGTTATTGGAGATGTTGCCATGGAAACCATAACAGAAACAATTATCACTGAATCAACTATGATAGGACATAATCCTTCAACCCCTGGGGGTATAGGTTTAGGGGTAGGATATACTGTATCAATAAAAGATCTCAATTTAGTAGAAGAAGATAAGCCCATAATAGTTTTGATTCCAAAGGAAATTGATTTTAGCGATGCAGCTTCACTAATAAATAGGGCAGTAAAAAATGGAGTAGACCTACAGGGGGCAATTGTACAAAAAGATGATGGGGTTCTAATAGCAAATAGACTCAGTAAGACTATACCGATAGTAGATGAAGTAACACTTTTAAGTAAAGTACCCTTAGAAATGAGGGCATCCATAGAAGTGGCACCGGTTGGAGGTGTAGTAGAAGTACTTTCAAATCCCTATGGCATAGCCACAGTATTTGAATTAAGTTCCAAGGAAACTAAGATGATAGTTCCAATAGCCAGGGCGTTAATTGGAAACAGATCAGCTGTTGTTATAAAGACACCTAAGGGGGATGTTAAGGAAAGAAGGATACCGGCCGGTAAAATACAGATAATAGGAGAAAAAAGGAAGAAAATCATAGATATAGATGAAGGTTCCAAGACCATAATGAAGGTTTTAAGTACTTGTGCCCCCATAGAAGATGTGAAGGGTGAGCCCGGGACTAATGCGGGAGGAATGCTTGAGAGGGTTAGACAGGTTATGTCGGATTTAACAAAACAACATCCTAATTCTATAAAAATACAAGACCTCCTTGCTGTCGATACCTTTGTTCCCCAGATAGTAAAGGGAGGACTCGCCGGTGAATTTTCTATGGAAAATGCCGTTGGAATAGCAGCTATGGTAAAGGCGGATAAGTTACAAATGCAAATGATAGCCGATGAACTTAAAAAAACAATAGATGTGACTGTAGAGGTAGGTGGGGTAGAGGCTGATATGGCAATAAGAGGGGCTTTAACAACCCCTGGAACCAATACGCCTTTAGCTATAATAGACATGGGTGCAGGTTCCACCGACGCATCATTTATAAGTAAGGATAGAAAAATCAGTTCTATTCATTTAGCCGGTGCTGGTAATATGGTCACTATGCTTATAAATTCAGAACTTGGGTTAGAGAATTTTGATCTTTCCGAGGATATAAAGAAGTACCCCTTGGCAAAGGTCGAGAGTCTTTTCCATATAAGACATGAAGACGGGTCAGTTCAGTTCTTTGAAAATACCCTTGATCCAAAGGTATTTGCCAGGGTCGTAATATTGAAGGAAGATACAATGATTCCAATACCAGGGCAGCATTCCTTAGAAAGAATTAAGTATATCAGGAGGACAGCCAAGGAAAAGGTATTTGTAACTAATGCCATTAGGGCTTTAACAATGGTATGCCCCACTGGAAATATAAGAGAAATAGAGCATGTTGTTTTAGTAGGGGGTTCAGCCCTAGATTTTGAAATTCCACAATTAGTTACAGATGCACTTTCAAAATATGGGGTAGTGGCAGGCAGAGGCAATATAAGAGGAAGTCAAGGGCCTAGAAATGCTGTTGCAACGGGATTGGTATTGGGATACAAGGAAGAGGTAGATGATATATGA
- a CDS encoding diol dehydratase small subunit, protein MNEKEIIEKIVREVIMSMGNKGIKGETDIKDEKLLNDKGHMDANKDYPLAEKRPELVRTPTNKKLQDITLDAVLNGSITADDVRISPRTLELQAQISESVGKDAFARNLRRAAELITIPDDRILQIYNALRPYRSTKQELLDIADELENKYDAKINSAFVKEAAQVYEERNRLKRG, encoded by the coding sequence ATGAACGAAAAAGAAATAATTGAAAAAATTGTAAGAGAAGTCATAATGTCAATGGGGAATAAAGGCATAAAAGGTGAAACCGATATAAAAGACGAGAAATTACTAAATGACAAAGGACATATGGATGCAAATAAGGATTATCCATTGGCAGAGAAAAGACCTGAATTGGTAAGGACTCCAACAAATAAAAAATTACAGGATATAACCCTAGATGCTGTTTTGAATGGGAGTATAACGGCTGATGATGTTAGAATATCTCCTCGGACCTTAGAGCTACAAGCACAAATATCCGAGTCTGTAGGAAAGGACGCATTCGCAAGAAACCTAAGAAGAGCGGCGGAACTCATAACCATACCCGATGATAGGATTCTTCAAATATATAATGCTCTAAGACCTTATCGTTCAACTAAACAGGAGCTTTTAGATATAGCCGATGAACTTGAAAATAAATATGATGCCAAAATAAACAGTGCTTTTGTCAAAGAGGCAGCCCAGGTCTATGAGGAAAGAAACAGGTTGAAAAGAGGTTAA
- a CDS encoding propanediol/glycerol family dehydratase medium subunit: protein MNLDEKMLRKIIKDIIMEFDVEEDQMKFDDGIGVEKVNLECKDLELKEKGSSNMGTKSNEVVIGVAPAFGKYQTKTITDIEHSKVLREIIAGIEEEGVEARIIKVYRTSDVSFIAHDAAKISGSGIGIGIQSKGTTVIHQKDLFPLSNLELFPQAPVITLEDYRAIGKNAAKYAKGESPNPVPTKNDQMARPKYQALAALLHIKETEHVVSHKEPVDLEVNFK, encoded by the coding sequence ATGAATTTAGATGAAAAAATGTTACGTAAAATAATCAAGGATATTATTATGGAATTCGATGTGGAAGAAGATCAGATGAAATTTGATGATGGCATAGGGGTTGAAAAAGTTAACTTAGAGTGTAAGGACTTGGAATTGAAGGAAAAGGGAAGTTCAAATATGGGAACTAAATCAAATGAAGTCGTAATTGGAGTTGCACCGGCATTTGGCAAATACCAAACAAAGACCATCACTGATATAGAACATTCCAAGGTGTTGAGAGAGATTATTGCTGGCATTGAAGAAGAAGGGGTAGAGGCCAGAATTATAAAGGTTTATAGGACATCGGATGTTTCATTTATTGCCCATGATGCGGCAAAAATAAGTGGCTCAGGAATAGGCATAGGAATTCAATCCAAAGGAACAACAGTAATTCATCAAAAGGATTTATTCCCACTAAGCAATTTAGAACTTTTCCCACAAGCTCCAGTAATAACATTGGAGGACTATAGAGCTATTGGTAAAAATGCGGCAAAATATGCAAAGGGAGAGTCACCTAACCCGGTTCCCACTAAAAACGATCAAATGGCAAGACCAAAGTATCAAGCCTTAGCTGCCCTTTTACATATAAAGGAAACTGAGCATGTAGTATCACACAAAGAGCCTGTGGATTTAGAGGTGAACTTCAAATAA
- a CDS encoding propanediol/glycerol family dehydratase large subunit, translating to MKSKRFQVLAERPVNQDGFVEEWAEVGLIAMNSPNDPQPSLKIENGRIIELDGKKRQEFDMIDRFVADYAINLENAEKVMDMNSQELAKMLCDVNVPREEIVKLSTSMTPAKIVEVVGYMNVVEMMMSLQKMRARKRPSNQCHVTNLKDNPVQIAADAAESAIRGFDEQETTVGIVRYAPFNALALMVGAQVGRPGILTQCAVEEATELILGMRGLTAYAETVSVYGTEPVFIDGDDTPWSKSFLASAYASRGLKMRFTSGTGSEVQMGYAEGKSMLYLEARCLYVTRGAGVQGTQNGSVSCIGVPAGVPGGIRAVLAENLIAMMLDLECASSNDQTFTHSDLRRVARSLMQMAPGTDFICSGYSSTPNYDNMFAGSNWDAEDYDDWNIIQRDLKIDAGLRPVTEEEVIKVRNKASRVVQGLFDELELPQITDEEVEAATYAHGSKDMPDRNVVEDLKAAEDMMARGITGIDIVKALYNKGFEDVADSVLSLLKQRVAGDYLHTSAILDKDFKVISAVNLPNDYAGPGTGYIISQERWDEIKNIQNARKASDFE from the coding sequence ATGAAATCCAAACGTTTTCAGGTTTTAGCTGAGCGACCAGTAAATCAAGATGGTTTTGTGGAAGAATGGGCAGAAGTTGGCTTGATTGCAATGAATAGTCCAAACGATCCCCAGCCAAGTTTGAAAATAGAAAATGGCAGGATAATAGAGTTAGATGGAAAGAAAAGACAGGAATTTGATATGATAGATAGGTTTGTTGCAGACTATGCAATTAATCTAGAAAATGCAGAAAAGGTTATGGATATGAATTCTCAAGAGCTTGCTAAGATGCTTTGTGATGTAAATGTTCCTAGAGAAGAGATTGTAAAGCTTAGTACTTCCATGACCCCGGCTAAGATAGTTGAGGTAGTAGGTTATATGAATGTTGTGGAAATGATGATGTCTCTTCAGAAGATGAGAGCAAGAAAAAGACCATCCAATCAATGTCATGTAACTAACCTTAAGGATAATCCTGTTCAAATAGCTGCTGATGCAGCTGAATCAGCAATTAGAGGCTTTGATGAACAGGAAACAACAGTGGGTATTGTACGGTATGCACCATTTAATGCCCTTGCGTTAATGGTGGGGGCTCAAGTTGGTAGACCGGGAATTCTAACCCAATGTGCCGTTGAGGAAGCTACTGAATTAATTCTTGGAATGAGAGGACTTACAGCCTATGCCGAAACAGTTTCCGTTTACGGTACAGAGCCAGTTTTTATAGATGGGGACGATACTCCTTGGTCAAAATCTTTTTTGGCTTCTGCTTATGCATCAAGGGGGTTAAAGATGCGATTTACATCTGGAACAGGTTCTGAGGTTCAGATGGGTTATGCAGAGGGGAAATCAATGCTTTACTTAGAGGCTAGATGCTTATATGTAACTAGGGGGGCAGGTGTTCAAGGAACTCAAAATGGTTCTGTAAGTTGTATTGGTGTACCCGCTGGAGTACCTGGAGGGATAAGGGCGGTGTTAGCTGAAAATCTAATTGCCATGATGCTGGATTTAGAATGTGCATCAAGTAATGATCAAACCTTTACCCATTCTGACCTTAGAAGAGTGGCTAGATCCTTAATGCAGATGGCCCCTGGAACTGATTTTATTTGTTCTGGATATAGCTCTACACCAAATTACGATAATATGTTTGCAGGATCAAATTGGGATGCTGAGGATTATGATGATTGGAATATAATCCAGAGAGATTTAAAGATAGATGCAGGACTTAGGCCGGTTACAGAGGAAGAAGTCATTAAAGTAAGAAATAAGGCTTCAAGGGTTGTTCAAGGATTATTTGATGAACTTGAACTCCCACAGATTACCGATGAAGAAGTAGAGGCAGCAACCTATGCCCACGGAAGCAAGGATATGCCCGATCGAAATGTGGTAGAGGATCTTAAGGCAGCGGAAGATATGATGGCAAGGGGAATAACGGGAATAGATATAGTCAAAGCCCTTTATAATAAAGGTTTTGAAGATGTTGCCGATAGCGTACTATCCTTATTAAAGCAAAGGGTTGCGGGAGATTACCTTCATACTTCAGCAATTTTGGATAAGGATTTCAAAGTAATAAGTGCTGTCAATCTACCCAATGATTATGCTGGGCCCGGCACCGGATATATAATTAGCCAAGAAAGATGGGATGAGATAAAAAATATTCAAAATGCAAGAAAAGCTTCAGATTTTGAATAA
- the pduB gene encoding propanediol utilization microcompartment protein PduB produces MKENLMDKIMEEVMKKVNETNIEEKKCQEIEINKGPRACGLTEFVGTAIGDTIGMVIANVDYNLHEAMKLDKKYRSIGIVGGRTGAGPHIMAADEAVKATNTEIITIELARDTKGGAGHGCLIIFGAEDVSDARRAVEVTLKELDRTFGDVYANDAGHLEFQYTARASYACNKAFNAPIGKSFGLIVGAPAAIGVLIADTAVKAANVEVVGYGSPAEGTSYSNEAILMVSGDSGAVRQSLIAAREIGLQLLEAMAGDAPSTTTPYI; encoded by the coding sequence ATGAAGGAAAATTTAATGGATAAGATTATGGAAGAGGTAATGAAGAAAGTCAATGAAACAAATATTGAAGAAAAGAAATGCCAAGAGATAGAAATCAATAAAGGACCAAGGGCCTGTGGCTTAACGGAATTTGTAGGAACGGCAATTGGCGACACCATAGGGATGGTTATTGCTAATGTAGATTATAATCTACACGAAGCCATGAAGCTGGATAAAAAGTATCGTTCCATAGGTATTGTTGGCGGTCGTACGGGGGCAGGGCCTCATATTATGGCTGCTGACGAAGCGGTAAAGGCGACTAATACAGAAATTATCACTATTGAATTAGCTAGGGATACAAAGGGAGGAGCCGGTCATGGTTGCTTAATCATATTTGGAGCAGAAGATGTATCCGATGCTAGGAGAGCAGTGGAAGTTACTTTGAAGGAATTAGACAGAACCTTTGGGGATGTTTATGCAAACGATGCAGGGCATTTGGAGTTTCAATATACTGCCAGAGCAAGCTATGCATGTAACAAAGCATTTAATGCCCCTATCGGAAAATCCTTTGGACTTATAGTAGGAGCCCCAGCTGCAATAGGTGTTCTTATAGCAGATACGGCGGTAAAGGCAGCCAATGTCGAAGTTGTGGGATATGGTTCTCCGGCTGAGGGAACAAGCTATTCAAACGAAGCAATTCTGATGGTTAGTGGAGATTCCGGTGCGGTTAGACAATCCCTTATAGCTGCAAGGGAAATAGGACTACAGCTTCTAGAAGCTATGGCGGGTGATGCACCGTCGACTACGACTCCATACATATAG